From Gloeocapsopsis sp. IPPAS B-1203, one genomic window encodes:
- a CDS encoding ABC transporter ATP-binding protein, with protein sequence MKEAQTIRQLLPLLKPYPWVIPLIIILGLLSSLSEGLGISLFIPFLQSLEQTTSQSVSSNLLLNFLNQLFIYVPSNHRLLIIPLGIFSSVLLKNCLSYSNAILFSWLYSHISYRLRSSVFKQLLKVSYSFLDSNQSGKLLNTLATETWRACDALSLLVDLVISTCTIFVFVMLLLLVSWQLTLLVAVALILISFSIQQVSRQAKQLGKQAVQANDHLANRMLEGFYGMRLIRAFGQESYEQKRFDQASAQVRNTSMKLDQLYATIEPLSEVLSAALLLCILVIALLQDRATLPTLLTFIFILYRLQPKVKQLDSARVGLNALIPSVEDVMSFLDCSDKPYIRSGRTSFKGLKQAIYFESVSFCYNPLDKSALRNVSIQIPRAKTTALVGSSGAGKSTLISLICRFYDVTEGEIYVDDCPLRQLNLTDWRSRIAIVSQDIHIFNATVRENIAYGRLEATEAEIIAAARQAHAQEFISNLPQGYDTQVGDQGIRLSGGQRQRIALARAILRNPEILILDEATNALDSVSEHLIQKAINTFSQDRTVIAIAHRLSTIEQADQIVVLDEGRVVEQGNLQHLLKLNGMFAKLYHLQYRSVLT encoded by the coding sequence ATGAAAGAGGCACAGACAATTAGACAACTGCTACCACTGCTCAAGCCTTATCCTTGGGTAATTCCATTAATCATCATCTTAGGGCTATTGTCTTCTCTGTCGGAAGGATTGGGAATTAGTTTATTTATCCCTTTTCTTCAAAGTTTGGAGCAAACAACTTCTCAATCAGTCAGCAGCAATTTATTATTAAATTTTCTCAATCAATTATTTATTTACGTTCCGTCCAATCATCGTCTTTTAATTATTCCCTTAGGCATATTCAGTAGTGTTCTTCTCAAAAATTGCCTTTCCTACAGCAATGCGATTCTTTTTTCTTGGCTCTACTCACATATTAGTTATCGATTACGCTCCAGTGTTTTTAAGCAACTACTGAAAGTAAGCTACAGCTTTTTAGATTCTAATCAATCAGGTAAACTGCTGAACACACTAGCCACTGAAACCTGGCGAGCCTGTGATGCCCTGTCACTCTTGGTTGACCTCGTTATCAGTACCTGTACAATTTTTGTTTTTGTCATGCTGCTACTGCTTGTCTCTTGGCAACTAACTTTATTGGTTGCAGTAGCCCTGATACTAATTTCGTTCAGTATCCAGCAAGTGTCACGCCAAGCAAAGCAGCTGGGGAAACAGGCAGTGCAAGCGAATGATCATCTTGCCAACCGAATGCTCGAAGGGTTTTATGGTATGAGGCTCATTCGGGCTTTTGGTCAAGAATCTTACGAGCAGAAGCGTTTTGACCAAGCATCAGCGCAGGTGCGTAATACTTCTATGAAGCTCGATCAGCTTTACGCGACTATAGAGCCGCTGTCTGAAGTTCTCTCTGCTGCTCTACTGCTATGCATTCTAGTCATCGCACTTCTTCAAGACCGAGCTACCCTACCGACCTTGCTAACTTTTATCTTTATTCTCTATCGTCTACAACCCAAGGTGAAGCAGTTAGATAGTGCCCGAGTTGGTCTGAATGCTTTGATACCTTCTGTAGAGGATGTCATGTCCTTTCTAGACTGTTCAGATAAACCATATATTCGCTCTGGTCGAACTTCCTTCAAAGGTCTGAAGCAAGCCATTTATTTTGAATCTGTTTCCTTTTGCTACAACCCCCTGGATAAATCTGCATTGCGTAACGTTTCCATCCAAATTCCACGAGCTAAAACTACTGCCTTAGTGGGTTCTTCAGGTGCAGGTAAATCCACACTGATTAGCCTAATCTGCCGATTCTACGACGTTACGGAGGGAGAGATTTATGTAGATGATTGCCCGTTGCGTCAGCTTAATCTTACTGACTGGCGTAGCCGCATTGCCATTGTTAGTCAGGATATTCATATTTTCAATGCAACTGTGCGGGAGAACATCGCTTATGGTCGATTAGAGGCGACAGAAGCCGAAATTATAGCAGCAGCTAGACAAGCCCATGCCCAGGAATTTATCAGCAATCTACCTCAAGGCTACGATACCCAAGTAGGGGATCAGGGGATTCGCCTTTCAGGCGGACAGCGACAGCGTATTGCCTTAGCGCGTGCCATTTTACGCAACCCAGAAATTCTGATTTTAGATGAAGCTACTAATGCGCTTGATAGTGTCTCGGAGCATCTAATTCAGAAGGCAATCAACACCTTTAGTCAGGATCGTACAGTAATTGCGATCGCCCATCGCTTATCGACGATAGAACAAGCCGATCAGATTGTGGTGTTGGATGAGGGACGAGTCGTCGAACAAGGTAACTTACAGCATTTGTTAAAACTCAATGGCATGTTTGCCAAACTCTACCACCTGCAATACCGCAGTGTGCTGACTTAA
- a CDS encoding lipopolysaccharide biosynthesis protein, whose amino-acid sequence MVVNRLKQILSGEFIRNVGWLGGAELVNRIFRLGTTVTLARTFSTEDYGLTAVIYTIYEFATVFTLRHGIGAKIIQTKEEDVKTVSDTSYWLNWILCISIFVIQCLAAFPIAYFYNNSNLVLPLCTIALVYIMFPLFLVNSALVERENRLKVTAICNATQALISNIIIVTFALLGMGVWAIVWAMLLSTPVWIIINWRNHPWRPPKHLTFKQWQEIVKFGKDLIGIDLLNKLRMHLDYLIVGKFLGINELGLYYFAFNAGSGITMNISYNFTLALYPHICAVRNNYEYLKERYFKSVKTIATFIVSLVILQSVLAPIYVPIIFGQKWTAAIPVLILVCLSVIPRTFKDASSMLLNAVDKTRITLSYDVIYTVIFIAFLLISVRWGIFWLSLTALMIHILLSVIFNILAIKLVFSRFTLLPNFYKKLKL is encoded by the coding sequence ATGGTAGTCAATAGGCTAAAGCAGATATTATCCGGAGAATTTATTCGTAATGTTGGCTGGCTGGGTGGAGCAGAGCTAGTCAATCGGATCTTTCGCTTAGGAACAACAGTTACCCTAGCTCGTACGTTCAGTACCGAAGATTACGGACTAACGGCAGTGATTTACACAATTTATGAATTTGCTACTGTCTTCACCCTCAGACATGGTATAGGAGCCAAGATTATTCAGACTAAGGAAGAGGATGTCAAAACTGTATCAGATACATCCTACTGGTTGAATTGGATTCTGTGTATCTCAATTTTTGTGATTCAGTGCCTTGCGGCTTTTCCTATTGCCTACTTTTATAACAATAGTAATCTTGTTTTGCCTCTCTGCACTATTGCCTTAGTCTATATAATGTTTCCTTTATTTTTGGTAAATTCTGCTCTAGTAGAACGTGAAAACCGATTAAAGGTTACAGCAATATGTAATGCAACTCAAGCATTAATTAGCAATATTATTATTGTCACTTTCGCTCTTTTGGGTATGGGAGTCTGGGCTATAGTTTGGGCTATGCTGCTATCCACTCCAGTATGGATTATTATCAACTGGAGAAATCATCCTTGGCGACCTCCTAAACATCTCACTTTTAAACAGTGGCAAGAAATCGTAAAATTTGGCAAAGATTTGATCGGCATTGACTTATTAAATAAGCTAAGAATGCACTTAGATTATTTAATAGTTGGAAAGTTTTTAGGTATTAATGAATTAGGACTTTACTATTTCGCCTTCAATGCTGGTTCTGGAATTACAATGAACATATCCTATAACTTTACTTTGGCTTTATACCCTCACATTTGTGCTGTACGCAATAACTATGAATATTTGAAGGAGCGCTATTTTAAAAGTGTAAAAACAATTGCTACATTTATAGTCTCACTTGTGATTTTACAGTCAGTTTTAGCACCAATTTACGTGCCAATTATCTTTGGTCAAAAGTGGACAGCAGCAATTCCTGTGTTGATATTGGTTTGTCTGTCTGTTATTCCTCGTACCTTTAAGGATGCTTCTTCTATGCTCTTAAATGCAGTGGATAAAACTCGCATTACTCTCTCCTACGATGTCATCTATACTGTAATCTTTATAGCATTCTTACTAATCTCAGTGAGATGGGGTATATTTTGGTTATCTCTAACGGCACTGATGATTCATATTTTGCTTTCAGTTATATTTAATATATTGGCAATTAAACTAGTATTTAGTAGATTTACTTTACTGCCAAATTTTTATAAGAAATTGAAATTATAA
- a CDS encoding glycosyltransferase family 4 protein, whose amino-acid sequence MMKKRSTLEQTEQSDIHEPTVRLSDANSSPEPAIALLHCYDLIDDFLDSINISFETFCKEFVGSWMFGYVNALKQSGVRTVLFCISARIDQPSRFIHLPTGTKICVLPAAKIYHAYRAVRRKSLNAYGGSEAPSFKDIQDENQTRHSFLTIIKELAKSLGTYLSTPLAVLARELERENCQAILCQEYEYARFDTCVLLGQLMRLPVFATFQGSAQTHSFVEVPLRYLSFRLCTSVIIPTKTEIERVRARYGISSSKIAQIFNPLDLASWQAIDRSKARAELDIPLDAKVVVWHGRVEIERKGLDILLKAWKQICDSRPDKDLRLLLVGTGSDANQFRQHLSTMQLKGVQWLNEFVSDRTIIQQYLCAADVYTLPSRQEGFPVAPIEAMSCGLPVVAADAPGVPDILAGDEAAGGIVVPRGDATALASAIGRVLDDEAWSRELGQHARYRAESCFSPEVIGQQLRNVLLTQYRQRSNSTNFS is encoded by the coding sequence ATGATGAAAAAACGTTCTACATTAGAGCAAACTGAGCAAAGCGATATACATGAACCTACAGTCCGACTTTCTGATGCTAATAGTTCTCCAGAACCAGCGATCGCTTTACTCCACTGTTACGATCTGATTGATGATTTTTTAGATAGCATCAACATTTCATTCGAGACTTTCTGTAAAGAATTTGTCGGTAGCTGGATGTTTGGCTACGTTAATGCTTTAAAACAAAGCGGAGTACGGACAGTACTGTTTTGCATTTCAGCGCGGATTGACCAACCATCACGCTTTATTCATCTGCCTACTGGAACCAAGATTTGCGTGCTGCCTGCTGCTAAGATTTATCATGCCTACCGTGCTGTACGGCGTAAGTCGCTGAATGCTTACGGAGGAAGCGAGGCTCCATCCTTTAAGGATATTCAGGATGAAAATCAGACCCGCCATTCGTTCCTGACAATTATTAAGGAACTAGCTAAGAGCCTGGGAACTTACTTATCAACGCCACTAGCTGTATTAGCACGCGAACTAGAGCGCGAGAACTGTCAAGCTATCCTATGTCAAGAATATGAATATGCTCGCTTTGACACTTGTGTGCTTTTGGGGCAGTTGATGCGCCTACCAGTGTTCGCAACTTTTCAAGGAAGCGCTCAAACTCATAGCTTTGTTGAAGTGCCGCTGCGATATCTATCGTTTCGTTTATGCACGAGTGTAATTATCCCAACCAAAACTGAGATTGAGCGAGTGCGCGCGCGTTACGGCATATCGTCTAGCAAAATAGCTCAAATTTTCAACCCACTAGATTTAGCATCATGGCAAGCTATTGACCGCAGCAAAGCACGGGCAGAACTTGATATTCCCCTTGACGCTAAGGTTGTTGTGTGGCACGGACGAGTTGAGATCGAGCGCAAAGGACTAGATATTTTGTTGAAGGCTTGGAAACAAATTTGCGACAGTCGCCCCGATAAAGACTTGCGCCTGCTACTAGTGGGAACAGGTAGTGATGCTAATCAATTTCGCCAGCACCTTAGCACCATGCAGTTAAAGGGCGTGCAATGGCTAAACGAGTTTGTCAGCGATCGCACCATAATTCAGCAATACCTCTGCGCAGCCGATGTTTATACTCTCCCATCTCGACAAGAAGGTTTTCCTGTCGCGCCAATCGAAGCCATGTCCTGTGGCTTGCCTGTGGTAGCTGCTGACGCTCCTGGCGTACCCGACATTTTGGCAGGGGATGAGGCTGCTGGTGGAATAGTCGTCCCGCGTGGTGATGCTACAGCACTAGCATCAGCAATTGGTCGAGTTTTGGACGATGAAGCTTGGAGTCGAGAGTTAGGTCAACATGCTCGCTACCGTGCTGAGAGTTGCTTTTCACCTGAAGTAATTGGCCAACAACTACGTAATGTTCTCTTGACCCAATACAGACAAAGAAGTAACAGTACTAATTTTTCCTAA
- a CDS encoding glycosyltransferase, which produces MHKNQTHVAFYIYQLHGGGAERVLVNLMQYFIRQGLKIDLVLNSVTGPYLPQVPSEVRIVDLNAPKPFRHGIPQLMRYLRNEKPSIMVVSLHPCIEAALVAKLLTFSSTQIVVREDSNLSLDAKMSTGRVHRAPLFAKLLYPWAHKIIAVSQGVAADLVQITGMPKKRIEVIYNPIVTPNLGKKSQESVEHSWFKPGEPPVIIGVGRLVPQKDFPMLIQAFAQVRKVRPCRLMILGQGSEQQNLNNLIAKLGLENDVTMLGFVQNPYSYMAKAKVLALSSAWEGFGNVIVEAMAVGTPVISTDCQSGPAEVLANGKYGWLVPVGDSKAMAEAILSVLSGSSKPVDAGWLDQFNLESVCQKYLDTLRIPKFVFEAGVAK; this is translated from the coding sequence ATGCATAAAAATCAAACTCACGTTGCGTTTTACATATATCAGCTTCATGGTGGCGGGGCAGAGCGAGTTTTAGTCAACTTGATGCAATACTTTATCCGGCAAGGATTGAAAATCGATCTCGTGCTTAACAGCGTCACAGGACCTTACTTGCCACAAGTTCCATCAGAAGTCAGAATCGTTGACTTGAATGCACCAAAGCCATTTCGACACGGTATTCCTCAACTAATGCGTTACCTGAGAAATGAGAAACCTTCGATCATGGTTGTCAGTTTGCATCCATGTATCGAAGCTGCTTTGGTAGCAAAATTACTTACATTTTCCTCTACGCAGATTGTTGTGCGTGAAGACAGTAACCTTTCGTTAGATGCAAAAATGTCAACAGGCAGAGTTCACCGTGCACCTCTTTTTGCCAAGCTATTGTATCCTTGGGCTCATAAGATTATAGCTGTATCACAAGGCGTAGCTGCAGATTTAGTACAAATTACTGGTATGCCAAAGAAGCGTATAGAGGTTATTTATAACCCAATAGTGACTCCTAATTTGGGTAAAAAATCTCAAGAATCTGTAGAGCACTCTTGGTTTAAACCTGGAGAGCCGCCAGTCATCATAGGAGTGGGCAGATTAGTGCCACAAAAAGACTTTCCTATGCTGATTCAAGCTTTTGCTCAGGTACGAAAAGTACGCCCATGCCGGCTAATGATTTTAGGACAAGGAAGCGAGCAGCAGAATCTCAATAACCTAATAGCTAAATTAGGTTTAGAAAATGATGTAACTATGCTTGGCTTTGTGCAAAATCCATATTCTTATATGGCTAAAGCAAAGGTGCTAGCTTTGTCTTCAGCTTGGGAGGGTTTTGGTAACGTAATTGTTGAAGCTATGGCTGTGGGAACACCTGTAATCTCTACTGATTGCCAAAGTGGTCCTGCTGAGGTTCTTGCTAATGGCAAGTATGGATGGCTAGTACCAGTAGGTGATAGCAAAGCTATGGCCGAGGCAATTTTGAGTGTATTATCTGGTAGCTCCAAGCCTGTTGATGCAGGTTGGCTAGACCAATTTAATCTAGAATCTGTCTGCCAAAAATACTTAGACACACTACGTATTCCAAAGTTTGTTTTTGAAGCAGGCGTTGCTAAGTAA